A single genomic interval of Juglans regia cultivar Chandler chromosome 1, Walnut 2.0, whole genome shotgun sequence harbors:
- the LOC118348442 gene encoding uncharacterized protein LOC118348442 — MVSEEPLSNEQPIPISTMSSSTNQTPPINPNSQPISSTETPLIALNITAQINEKLTPSTFPQWRAQFEALLIGYDLLDYVNGTSICPSPAHGSTVSLHKTHWVRQDKLILSAILASTSPTITPLISTAKTSHEAWKKLTTMYASRSRTRAMQLKEELTLIQRGNRSITDYLHAVKALANEITIIDHSISDDDLTLYVLNGLGPEFREIAAPIQTRETPLAFEELHDLLVGHESYLQRLEAAT; from the coding sequence atggtatcagaagaGCCTCTCTCTAACGAGCAACCGATCCCAATCTCCACCATGTCTTCCTCCACAAATCAAACTCCACCCATTAATCCcaactctcaacccatctcatccaCTGAGACACCTCTTATTGCCCTCAATATCACTGCAcaaatcaatgaaaaattaaCACCCTCCACGTTTCCTCAATGGCGTGCCCAATTCGAAGCCCTTCTCATTGGCTACGATCTCCTTGACTATGTCAATGGCACCTCCATTTGCCCCTCCCCTGCACACGGATCCACTGTCTCCTTACACAAAACCCATTGGGTTCGACAGGATAAGCTCATTCTCAGTGCAATTTTAGCCTCTACATCTCCCACAATTACTCCCCTTATTTCTACTGCCAAAACCTCTCATGAGGCTTGGAAGAAACTCACCACAATGTATGCTAGCCGGTCTAGAACTAGGGCTATGCAACTCAAGGAGGAACTCACCTTGATTCAACGTGGGAATCGGTCGATTACAGACTATTTACACGCTGTGAAGGCCCTAGCCAATGAGATCACCATCATCGATCACTCGATTTCGGATGATGATCTCACCCTTTATGTCTTGAATGGACTCGGGCCTGAGTTTCGGGAGATCGCAGCGCCAATCCAGACAAGGGAGACTCCATTGGCGTTTGAAGAACTGCACGATCTCTTGGTGGGACATGAGAGTTATCTGCAGCGTCTGGAGGCTGCAACCTAG
- the LOC109020391 gene encoding ATP synthase subunit b', chloroplastic, whose protein sequence is MANMLMSSSKPFVIASASLSSSTTKPKLSIPQLPLPNLTIKPSKFFTLSSSTLKSLSLVAATSLALAPPSLAVEIEKAALFDFNLTLPIIVAEFLFLQFALDKLYFSPLGKFMDDRDAAIREKLNSVKDTSGEVKQLEEQAAAVMKAARAEISAALNKMKKETQAEVEQKLAEGRKKVEAELQEALVSLELQKEETLKALDSQIAALSRDIVNKVLPTA, encoded by the coding sequence ATGGCCAACATGCTCATGTCCTCCTCCAAACCCTTCGTCATAGCCTCtgcctctctctcctcttccacCACCAAACCCAAACTCTCCATTCCCCAACTCCCACTTCCCAACCTCACAATCAAGCCCTCCAAATTCTTCACCCTCTCCTCCTCCACTCTCAAATCCCTCTCCCTCGTGGCCGCCACCTCCCTCGCCCTTGCCCCTCCCTCCCTTGCCGTCGAGATTGAAAAGGCCGCTCTCTTCGACTTCAACCTCACCCTCCCCATCATCGTGGCCGAGTTCTTGTTCCTACAGTTCGCCCTCGACAAGCTCTACTTCTCTCCTCTGGGAAAATTCATGGATGACAGAGACGCAGCCATTAGAGAGAAGCTGAACAGCGTGAAGGACACATCGGGAGAGGTGAAGCAGCTGGAGGAGCAAGCCGCGGCCGTCATGAAGGCCGCCAGGGCCGAGATATCGGCAGCCCTCAACAAGATGAAGAAGGAGACGCAGGCAGAGGTGGAGCAGAAGCTGGCCGAGGGCAGGAAGAAAGTGGAGGCGGAATTGCAGGAGGCTTTGGTCAGTTTGGAGCTGCAGAAGGAAGAGACCCTGAAGGCCCTTGATTCCCAGATTGCTGCTCTCAGTCGGGATATCGTAAATAAGGTCCTTCCCACTGCCTAA